The DNA segment TCTTATCGTTGTGACACGCCCGAATTGGTCGGCTCTACACACATCGATGGTTTGAAGTTAGCGCCGACTCTTTACAGTTTCCTGTAATAAGTGGCGCCAAAAATTCCTTTCGGAATAAATTAAGGACAGGAAGAAGTGACACCATTACCGTACCGATAACACCAATTGTAGCGAATTGGTAATTGCTGTTTTTCTGATAACTCGTTCAATAATTTTGTACAATAGCGCGCATTTTTCCTGGCAAGCACGACGTGTCAGATATTCGGATCAATAAAAACAGTAGGGCATGGGGGCGGCATAACGTTCAACATGGTGCCATCGGGTcaaatatttctttataaaacgagttttgtTGGTTGAATACTGAGTGAAGACGCAGCTAAAACGATGGTTTGGTGCAATCGTCGTCTCAGTGCGGTGAATGGTAAGGGTTTGGTCGTGCATATCTgcgaaaatacattttaatttggctCACTCTCCTTTCcctctaaatattttttgtgtttttgtggatgataaattgataaaagaTATTCGTGACGAATCGATACTTCATTTTTGTTGGTGGTTTGTGTCATATTAGCTGTGACGAAGCGTCAAATGTATAAATTCGAGCTGCATGCCAATTTAGTCAGGCGTTTATGGAGCAATCAAATTATTTCACTGACACTTAAATCAATGGAAAATGTTTTGATCGGAGTCGTTTAAAAGTTTATGAACGGACGAATAGAAAAGCGAGACCTTTTATGAGATTTGTCTGCAAAACAGTGGGAAGCATTTTATATCGCAACCCATTCTATCTTTTTGTttggattaattttttttttggcaaagTGACGTCAAACCTAgctgtaaaatttaaatcggtAAAGTTTTCACGAGACTTACATTTTCGGGAATATGATCCGTTCTGAAGCTTTTAATTGCGTCCAAATCTGTTCTTTGCCGTTTGAGCTGTTTTGAAGCATATGGTTTTAGTATCATAATATTTACGTTCGCTTAAAATTTGCTTAATATCCATTATGAGCTGctagaaatttcaatatacattgattttaagtaatttttatctaggcaatttttacaataagaAAGAAAATAGAAGTAACAAGAATAAACGAAAAAGAAAACGACCAAAGTAGGAGTAgcaaaatattgatttatctttaataaaacaattgaatcGATATCTACTTTGTCAATGATAATAGATAACGACAGATTAACGTGAATAAACCggaatgaaaaattgtttgtatttatttttactgttGTTGACTTTTTCTTTCGCTCCGAATGAGacctgtaatttttaaaataggtAAGTATTCTCTATCATTATAGTATTATTGTTATGCGAGTTGCACAAGAGCACAAGACTGTTGTCGAACGAAAGGAACGAGTTCGACAAAATGTCTTGTGAAACGAGTGTAAcgtgctattttttctatttcggcttcattaatttaatttgtttgaagtaaaaaataattatatgttacaataataatctaccgATTCAGattcaaatgacatcacatttaatACTGACATTTACTATTATCAATACCAACTCCATATTCAATAATCACTAGAAACAATAGTATAAAATTGATCTTCGTATAACTGTTTTCAGTGTCACAAAGACAAAATGCTCATTGTGTTACCGAAATAGGAATAGTATATTGTGTTATTAGTATTAAAAGTGATACTTTTTTTGACGAGCAATTTGTTTGTATAGCGAGGCGAAGCGAAGCGTAGCCGAGCCACTGTAATAATTACAAGTCAAAAAAGTCACTTTTAATACGAATGacacatactattttttctccaACCAAGTAAAGGACAAATCGggtttgattaattttttacaaagttGTTCGAACTGtacttttcatattaatattaaaaattagtaattttagttggttcattttataatttagtctagtattaaaagtacttttctccaacatcgattatgaaaatgatactttcatcactcaatttagtgaggaaaataggcgtttgcatcactagtgaggaaaatggagaaagtaaactcactagtgaggaaaatttatttaacaatctaagtactacattaacaatctactacctactatgcactatcccacctccacccggcggcacggcaattttgccggagtacatacactattacggatattactatcaagtaatagtgcagtgcttatcaatataattaccggcgtctcgcctccgcattatgactttgttgtgtattatgttctgtgtcaatgttaaggaacttcctcacgatgtgacatgagtataataatatacctttttgaatttcaactaccaatgtgttatctaaatccagaatttttaaatttttaaaaagagattgcgttactattcccgttgctgaaattacaagtggtaaaatcgaaattttttctaaacaccaaagatttctcatagcaacggacagctctaaatatttattaatttttgtgttatatgtctgtgttatattatgtgaatttggaacagcttattaatacaaaaatttaaaacactgttatttgcattaattgaaactccagatccggaaaattcaaaaaataggggagtaaaataattattaagaaatttaaaattgagactcattttcataagcgatgttggaaaaaatagtaggtatacacaattcgtgatcaaagtgcgatttttcaactcACAATACTATCCTCACTCGCTGGCGCTCAAGAGTATATCATTTattgctcgttgaaaaatcaggcactttcatcacttatagtgtaatatactattactacTAGGAGGCAAAAGTGTTGCCTTAGTAACACATAACTTTTTTCTACAGTTACGAAAACATCAACTTTAGTGACCAAAAACGGTATTAAAAATGACCATTTTTAAGAcggttggaaaaaaaaaattctttcccTACAACCCCTTAAGAAAACGACACCGTCCATACAATGAAATAGacaaaaaatttgtcaatttcatccacctgtcaattttgacatttagtTACAACAATAGAAGTAAAAGAATCATTATGCTTAAAATCAGTGCTTCTTTTTATACTCCCAGGAAAAATAACGTACATAGCTCCccggaaaatatttttcatgtaTTTGTGTAATCTCTGCATTCGGTTGGTTGTTCGTGCATTAACATACGCACTGATTCTTTCCACACGCTCGTTATGTAATGTATTGTAACGGTTAATTTGTTTAGATTCGCATatttggtggaggcgccgggctTAATCAACCTCGCCCAATTCTTGCAGATTAAAAAATGTCTCTGGCAGACATAATCCGCCGGGCTTCGACGTACATCCTGGGGACGGACGAGGACTTGTCGAAAATGGCGCAGTACGAGGATAACGAAGTCCTCTTCTGCAAGAATAACGTGTGTGTGCATCCACCGGCGATGGTTCGTCAAGATACCGACATTCTCCACCACCCCGGCTACCTCACCATCACCTCGAAAGTCTTCATTGACCAATACAATGACAGCAAAAGACCCACTCTGTTCCTCACCTGGATTCCTAACACGACCCTGACAAAGTGTCCCAGCGCCTTGCAAAACTCCTACAATTGCAACAAGCAGACTAGCATGGAAAGCTTGAATTCAAACGACTCCACTGGAAGCTTCCCCGGTAATAGTTTGTAATGTGAGGCTGTATAATCCAGACACCCATTTTTTCAGAGCGCCCCTCCAGCATCGAGCTGAAAAGCACCAACCCCTTCCTGAATTACGACAGCACCGCTGACTCCCTTAGCTCAGAAGACAGCGACAAACAAGGTACAATTATCAACATCAATGTGGACATCGCCAATCCCAAGATCGAGATCGTCACAACACCCGACAGTGTTAAAGACCCCACTGAAAAATTTGATTTCTCCAGATCGGAAAGCGTGACTTCGAACGACAGTCAGCTAAATTGGATCACAACACCGGAATTTCTAGCTCAAAAGCATAATTTGACGTTTCCCGACAGCAACAACTGTTCGCCAGTACTGCCAACCAAGCAACCACACAAATGTAGAAGGTTCAGCGTCGATCTCAGTCAGATGCGGTCTTTGAGATTATTCTTTAACGACAACAGTTGCACTTGTGGCCAACTGGTTGTAGCCTCTAGAGAGTCTCAGTACAAGATCTTACACTTTCATCACGGCGGATTGGACCATTTGGCTCAGGTTTTGCATCAGTGGCATTCGCTACTGCACAACATCAAGCACGCCAAAGGTAAGTTAAAGGAATTTAAGAAGTTTCTTGCGAATTTGTTGATACTTTTTCAGGTTACGAAGAGAATCTCCCTTATCGTCACTTCATGGTGTGCCGACCCGAAGTCTCCGACTTGGAACTCCACCCAGAAGAAGGCCAAGTTCCCAAACTCACCGAAGAAACTTTCAGGAGTTTATTCAATGAAGTCGGACAACTCGAAGACGATTTAACTTTGCGCAAATCTATATTCTTCTCAGGAATGGAACGGAATCTTCGAAAAGAAGTGTGGCCTTTCCTCCTACACGTGTATCCCTACCAGAGCACCTACGCAGAGCGTAGTCAGATCGCGGAAATTAGACGCCAAGTACCATCCTCTCGTTCTTTGcgttttcacttttaaaaatatctttgCAGGAGTTCGACGAAATCACGAGGCGCCGACTAGACCTAACCGGCACCCAGCTCAACCACTTCCGGCGAAAAGTTCAGAGCGTGATCGAGAAAGACGTCGTCAGAACAGACAGAGGCAACCCTTTCTTCGCCGGCGATGACAATCCTAATCTGGACATAATGAAGAACATTTTGCTGAACTACGCCGTTTACAACTCCGGTCTGGGCTACACACAAGGGATGAGCGATCTTCTCGCACCCGTTCTTTGCGAACTCAAAGACGAGGTGGCGGCGTTCTGGTGCTTCGTCGGACTGATGCAAAGAGCGGTTTTCGTGGCCACGCCGACGGATCGGGATATGGACAGGTCGCTGCGTTATCTTCGCGAGTTGGTCAAGCTGATGGTGCCTCGTTTTTACGAACACCTGGAGAAGCACAAGGACGCCACTGAGCTACTCTTCTGTCACCGGTGGATTCTACTGTATGCGCCTCCGCTTGTTATTGTTGATGGTGCTAATAATGACAATTTCCAGATGTTTCAAGCGGGAATTCACTGAAGCTGTGGCCTTACGCATGTGGGAGGCCTGCTGGGCGAACTACTTGACGGACTATTTCCATTTGTTTCTGTGTCTTGCTATTATTTGCGTTTATgccgatgacgtcattgctcAAGACTTGAGAGCCGACGAAATGCTGCTGCATTTTAGTTCGTTAGGTGCTGATCGAAACAAAAGAAATCTTTCTTGAATTTAGCTTGACTCTGTTGCAGCCATGTACATGGATGGTCAAGTTATTGCGCGAAAAGCTAGAGGTCTGCTGCACCAGTTTAGGCAATTGAGAGAAATTCCCTGTTCCCTTTCGGGATTGTGTACGAGGTGCGGACCTGGAATCTGGGATAGCTCGCACAGTCCCAGGATCTACTGTACAGGACACGATCTACCTGGACACTGTAATAACTGTATCAACTAATCCGGTTTTTATCGTGCCCTTAATGCACTGCAATTTTTACGTCTCGACTTGGTTCTTCCTTGTGTGGGGCACAAAGAACAGTCAAATCAAGACCAGATAGATAATCGTACAGTGTCAAAATAATCTTTCAGACTATGGTTAtcctttttctttctcttatCGTCATTGTTATAAGATGTATCATTTTATAAATACTGTACATACATTTAGCATTTTGATTTGATAATAATCGTcatatcaaaattattatgaCACGGTTGTGTGGAActgtataataattaaactgtTATAATCTAATTGCAGAACTGTACTTACTTATTAGAAATAAAAGCTTGGCATGTGAACTGTTGACAAGACTGCTGATTAAATTCgccaaaaaagaaacatttaaccaggaagttttaaatttaccaCGGTCATACCAACATAATTCCctaaaattgtctaaaacgcaaaaccaaaattactgtttcattttttatcaCGTTGTGCCGGAGTGCGGAGTGCATTTGTGGTAAAGGGTTATTTATTAACAGAACTGTTGAGTCCACGAGAGTGATAATTCTTTAAGTTCTCGCAATGGTAAGAATTGTTTTAGGGTTTGAACAGCGACTGGTGCCCTAAAGTTATGTCAACTTGTGTTACATgtttttttaggttaggtcGTACGACTACTAAATTTTcggttgaagaaaaaattcacTAACGAGTAGTTGTTTCAGACGTTAATTACGAAAGAAGGCAACCCCGAGAAACCGGGGCAAGATTCTCCTCCAGTCCACCACATCAGAATAACCCTGACATCTCGTAATGTTCGCTCTTTGGAGAAAGTCTGTTCAGATTTGATCGATgctgcaaaaaaacaaaagttgcgAGTGAAGGGACCAGTGCGAATGCCCACGAAAATTCTGCGAATAACCACAAGGAAGACGCCGTGCGGTGAGGGGTCAAAGACGTGGGACAGGTTTCAAATGAGAATCCACAAGAGAGTGATCGACTTGCACTCTCCATCTGAGATCGTCAAACAGATCACTTCTATCAATATCGAACCAGGTGTGGAGGTTGAAGTTACCATCGCCGACGCATAAGTCGTGTAAATAcgcttttataaaataaaaattgaaagattGAGAGTTGCTTTATTTATCAGAGTAAAagtatataaaatatttacaatttttatcacAATTTTATTACGGAATTTTAGTATAAGTGGAATGTTTTGTTTAGGAAGTCTTGCAGACTattaattgacatttattatATCGCGCACTGGGCCCCTTTAACCCATACCTAAGACTAATAAGGCAGCTTGCTAGACAAGTGTAAACTAGGCGTTACCGTTAACAATACCGTAATCGATTGGAAGATACTCCTGGACCACTGGTTGCACCTGTTTCCATATATCTGccaactataaaaaaattcacgtCCAGTTTGGCTCTAGTTTTTTTACTTACTTCAGAATGCGATCTAATTCTTAGAGAGACTAAACTATTCAAAATGGAAGACAAAGTTTCAAGATAAGCGTAAACCAGTTGCGTCTCCATGTGGACACAATACAAACTGAAATCTGATCTCAGCTCCATGTTGGAAATGACGCTCTCCTGGGTTAACATTTTCGCTTCAAGCTGTTCCACACTTTCAGCCTAAACCAAcagtttatgaaaaaaaatcagcgCTGTAGTGAGTCAACTCACGTCTGTTCCTCTGATGACCCCTTGGATTTTGCGCTTCTTCAAAGAAAGCATTTTTGAGAGAGCTTGTTGGTGGTCATGAGCCAGCCCTTTCTCCAGTCGTTCGCATAAATCTTTGTGAGAGATCAGAACGTCCAAGAGCAGAGCGAGACGTTCACAAACGGTTATCTGCTCCACGTTGGCATTCTGTTGCGATTTATTGGAAAGCGAGTAGAGTTCCCTTAAAAGGTGACAGATTAAATAATAGAACCTCTGCGGACTCCTGGCGTTCTTTATATTTTTACCTGGACAGTGCCGTGAACCCCTTCTGCATGCTCCCCCACTGACTTCCGAACACTTGCCCAATATTGGACGCCGCGCtcaagattttcaactgtgcGGCAAAGTCCTCTGAATCCCTGGCGTATGAATTCTGTCTCTCGATCGCCGCCTCGGCTAGCAGCTTCAGCTTCCCGACGACCTGCACCAGCGACCGGATTTGTTCGCGGCTCGACGCTATTTCGCCGTGGTCGGCAGGAAGCAGATTCTTGGCCGTCGCCGCTAGATCTGACGTCATGAACTCGTCCGGGGCCCTCCTGAAGATGTCGCGAATCCTGTGCTGGATGTCTGGGCCGTGGTCGGTGAGGAAGAAAGCGACGAGGGCGTCGTGGCATATCGTGGGGTGGCGGCAGACCAGCGTCAGCCACCGGTGGAGGCCGCGACGCCTCGATTCGAGGAAGTGGGCGTCCGAAACGATCTTCTTGGGCGGCAAGCGTGGCACCACCCTTCCGAAAAATAAAGCGACTAAACTCGACTCCTTAAATCTTCGGAAAAGGTCTTATATGACACATCATGAAcgagataattttttaaacttactgtacctttcttccgtgaattgatttttaaaacaaatttaatgcaGGATCAAgagaaatctttttcaaatttgaaataaactcacTCGTCAGGGCGCAGGCtggataacataaaaaaaaattttgacactcagtgtgaccaatcgtattggtattatcatgaaaatcactgttTGGCTCATACTAACATGACGTTTTCACaattgtttgtaaaaaaaattcaataatatCGTTTCAATTCAATAATTAGATAATCTACCGGATTTCAATTTAAatagataatttaaaaaaattggtgttATTATTACATACTATAAATGCTTACATATCACAGTGAGGGATCATAATTATCCTTACCTGTAAGGAAAGCGGTTAAGGAGCAACTCCTGCAAGGCTAAGAAATCGTTATATCTCCTGGTTACTTTAGAATTAAAACGTCGCGACGACACCAAATATTCTGAATGCTTCAGGAACAGTCCTTTCTTCTCCGGAACTAGTTCAACACTGATTGTGTCTAACTGAGTAATTTCTGTGTAAGTAAGACCCAAAACGGCCGGATTTGCTTTCAAATTAAGTTGCAAAACTAGATTTTTGACTGGAGTTAAATCACCAATACTTGGCGTCGGATATTCTACAATAGCTCCAATCAGATTGTGACAAAACTCGCAAAAAAACTCACCCTTTCCCGCCGAGCTGTTGAAAAGCTTCTCCGACAGAGTCTTGCCTTGCTGAGCCCACGCCACCAACGCCAGAGTCTTGTACAGGTTGGTTCTAGTGATGAGTCCCTGTGAGGGCCCTGCCAGATCCCAGATCACTTTCAACTGGCCAGTACTGAGGTTGCATTGGGACAACAAACACTGGTAGACATCGCGGTGAACGGGCTCTCCGTTGTGGGAGCACACGTCAAACACTTCCCTGTATAGCGGCGGGACTGTTCCTGCAATTGACGAGGGACTGTCGTCGGGGGCGTCAAGTTTCGGGGCGACTCACCTGCGCTGAAATCCGTCGTCATTTCGTCGAGTATTTGTCGAGTGCTCGTGCGACATCCAAATCGGACTCGCTGTCAATCTCCAAGCTGTCTCTTTGGGGGATTTCCACGATTGCACACCTAAAATCACCTCTGACACTTGTGAGATTATAGTTGTGCGTCATTTGTGGGTGGACGCGGCACCggataaatataatttattaattgtccCGATGGGAACGTGAACCAGGCTATGTATGTGTCAacatttacaataaacataacctcgaTTGTTGCCAACTTGGCATTTGCTTGACACACGTCAATTTTGACAGGTTGCGCAAtggtaaacaaaacaaaaatcgcgAAGAAAGTTGCTTCAGGAAGAAATGTGTGAACCGGTCGGAAAGTGATTTACACAGTACTGAAAGGAATTCAATTGGTCGCAGTTCAAGTCGGGAAAAATCACACACTTTCACTTTGTTATGAAAAGGTCACCGTGCATTGTTACCTTTTCTTGCAAATGTACCTACCCGGAACTGCTCAATTCTCTTGGAATTAAACTGCTACTTATGTTATTGCTATAATGTACTGAATGTGTGCGAGCATCTGGATGTATCTGATTATTCTGATTACAAATAAACAGAAAGAGCTGACCCCGTTAATGAATTATTGATAAAACAACATTAAACGAATCTCGGACACATTATCATCACGTTCTATTTATATCTATATTTTGAAGGATTTAAAACGTAATGTTAAATGTTAATAAGCGAAAAACTCGTTTTCTCGTTTGGTAATCATCTGAATGAGTGAATCGATAGGGAATTTAGTTACTGACAGATGGTACACTGTACCTGGCACTTTGTAAAAATCCCCGTTTCACTAGTTTCCTCtcgacaaaataaaacattccaTTTTCAACGAATTCACCACTCCAGTCTTGTCTCCGGGGTCGttttttaatgtcaaaatttatggGGCGCACCCGTCCGTCTGCTTCTTGGAACCACCTCAAGCTGTGCGATCTGTACAAAACGCAACTATGTATGTCGTTGAAACAGAGTCGAATATTTTGCCTGCTAGCAGAAAAGACGCACTCTCGTCCACGTTTGACCCATTCCAAAGCTTGTTCCAGATAGCGGGATCGCACGAAAGGCGACGTGCATTGCACTAGGGCGATCACGTCAACCTCGGGGTGAGACTCGACGAAGTCTAAAATTCCCAAAACGGAAGAGGCGTCGTCAGTGGCGGATTCTGTCGACCTCCAATGGACGTTGACAGGGCCGGCTTCTTCTAATATGCGTTCGTGATCAGTGGACACCCACACGGACGAAAAATCCACACGCTGGACGACACTCAAACTGCTGGTTAAAAGAGATCGGCCGCCAACTAGCGCAAGATTTTTCAGCGGGATGCTTTTGGAACCACCTCGAGCCAGGATCAGAGCGGCTACGTGTCTGCCACTCGAAGGACTCCTACAAATGTAAAGGGGATTACGGGACAATGTCTAAAAGAAATGGTTTATGGTTTACCAGTTGTGAGATTTGCACGAAAAAGAGACGCTTGCAGTGACGATGAGTAGGAGTATCTGAATCATCATTGTTGGATGGTACAGCGTTGAGTTTCCGTTTATAGTGTAACAGTCCATTATCTAATTTACgtaattgaattaataaaagatGGTGGTAGATTTAATATATCTTTATTTTGTTTACTATTCTTCCTGGACGAATGGGACACGCAGAGAAAAAAAGGTGAAAGTAAAGGGATACaaaattcgtttaaaatattatttggtAGACGATTAGTATAAAtgtaagaaaataaacaattggTAAAAGTTATGATCCTCCACGGTACGAATCTTCGAGTTTCAACTTTTCCATTTCCCTCACCCTGGCCTGGATCTGTTGTTGTATCACCAACTTGTATTTATCACCTTCTCCCAACTCCTCCATTTGATGGAACCATTCTTCCCTCTCTTTAATTTCGCTCACAACTGAAATCATGTTGTCACTAacgaaaaataacaaattccCACTTACGTTGATCGAATCTGTTAACTTCTTGTtccgtttcatttttttttggcgtaaATTTAGGTGGTTTAGGTTCGACGTCCTTTCCAAATGCCATCCTATTCTGTAGGCGATTCTTTTCTTTGTCCCTGTCAGGACGAGGCTGGCGGGGAATGAACCTCTCCCTTTCGTAAGCCCCCGAATTAAGAATCGTCTCTCTGGTGCGCCTCTTGGAGCTGCCTGGTCGGATCACGACTCTCGGAAGTTTCTTTCTTGCGCTCATTTCGCTGCAACTGCGGGACGTCGGCAACGGCAAAGGTTCTCCGTTGCGGAGGCAATAGTCGACTTTCTTCCGCTGCAGCATGGTTAGTTTGCTTTCGTTCATCAAAActgaacaataaataaaaaaaagtattagaTAATGCTTGGGAGAGAGCGAGATGAACGACTgcaacgatttttttttcttgcacGTACCACGTAAAAATTGGTGGGTCTCGGGGCTGTACGTCGCCTTGGCAGGGTGTAAGATGCCCCCCGGGGGCACGTTTTTGCTCGACCATTCCATTTAACAGAATCAGAATTTAAAACGACACCGTAAAAAGTAAACGTCAAGTGTTGCCTTGGATGCGTGCTGAATCGATTTCAGTTGTGTTGGTAACAATATGACAACCCTTCGTGTGCACTAAACTGCATCCTCTAGGATGAATTCCAACTGGATTATCGCATGCGTCGGTCGTATTTTGAAAAGGTACAGTGGTGgataataaatttaggcctgcaaatttctgacatttcagaaaagtcaatgcaagcgaccatttattgtcattatgactgctgtgccaattaaatttgatttttttttcaatttgacacATTATTATTGACAATGCGAGCCGTTTCTTATTTTAACAAAGTGAGAGTGAGAATTGTAACTCTTGCCCACAGTGGCATGTCTGGTAGACAAATTGCAGCACATTTgcgtatttcaaaaaccggcgTACAAGCAATTCTTCGCAATTGGACGCAATTTGGTACTGTGGATCGGCGTCCATATTCTGGATGGCCCCGAATATCTTCCGATGAACAGGACGAAGCAGTAATAAATGTAGTTCGGGATAGCCCTTTGACTGTTGCCGTTGAAGCTGTCGGCGTTATAAATTTTCCAGGGTCCGTTAGAACTGCTCGGGGACGAATAAAGACGAGTGACTTGCGTAATCATGTGGCagcaagaaaaattaaattaacgcCTCTGCACCGAGAAGCAAGGTTTGGTTTCGCATTACTACACTTGGCGTGAGAGGATGCCTTTTGGCGTCGTATAATCTTCTCCGATGAAAAGACTTTCCAGTCGTGCCCCAACGGTCCGTTATCATCAAAGATATGTTGATTCGGTTGAATGTAGTGGACGTTTTTCGGTCAACATATGGGCATGGATTTCGGTAGACAGTCCTGGGGTAATACTATATGCAGAGGAGAGGCCAACTAGTGACGTTTATATTAGGATACTTGAAAATGTGATGCTACCCCTTCTGTGGAACCACATTctccaaataataattttatttttcaacaagatAATTGTTCGGTTCACACGTAGAGGAatatggagggagcactcTTCAAAAAAGTGGATACGACCGCGCTTTTCTGTAGACCTAATAAAAGGTCTCCAGATGAGCCGAGCGAAACTGAAGTTAACGCAGATATTTCATCTTTCCAGTGGCGTCCCTTTAACTTTTTTCTGGGGACAATTTTTGTAGGAATTGTAGGAAGATGACCGTAAATAtttagttcaaaataaaaacagatcagagttatacaactgaaaaaatacaaagacaattcACCAACCGGTTCACGTGTAAAAAATCGAAGCATCTGATGCCCAACGACCCTCGTCACGAAATTTCACGAAGTACAGGCGGTCATTTTAAAAGGCGTCATAAAAGGTCTCCGCACAGGTCTCGCGACGTGCCGCTTCCTTTACATTGCCAGCATAGGcagtgctccctccatatccTTCTACGGGTTCACACAGCACACAGGGAGCAGCCTGGTTTCAATATCATAATATAAACGTCCTTGATTGGCCCAGTCGCAGTCTGGATTTAAATCCGATAGAGAACATGTGGGGTTGGTTGGTGAAACATAcgaggtcattataaatgtttgtaacaattagtgggcgtagcggcgcacctaaagcatagcgcacagccacctacgatggtacaatcatttataattacCCCGTATAAGACATCGACGGGTAATATTTAGAAATAGGGAAGCAATTCTGACTGCGATTACCGAAGCATGGCAGGCATTACCATCGAGCTACCACCGAAATCAATGCCTCTCCATGCCAAGCTGAATAGGCCAAGTCATTCAATCTAACGGTGCAATGACCAAATACTAGTTTTTCCAGttctgttttgttttgtttcttatttttttattatagtttgTAATATCCcagtttgaatttaaattgcCGCCGCCAATGGAGACCCGGAGAAGTCGAGGGACGTCCGAAGACGACCGAGAAGATGCGACCGCGGGGAGTCATTTTATTGGGGGTGGCTTTTTGAAAAGGGGTTGCTCGCTCTCTGCTACTAGCTTGTTTCGTTTGTTTATAGAG comes from the Tenebrio molitor chromosome 9, icTenMoli1.1, whole genome shotgun sequence genome and includes:
- the LOC138138948 gene encoding UPF0193 protein EVG1 homolog → MEWSSKNVPPGGILHPAKATYSPETHQFLRVLMNESKLTMLQRKKVDYCLRNGEPLPLPTSRSCSEMSARKKLPRVVIRPGSSKRRTRETILNSGAYERERFIPRQPRPDRDKEKNRLQNRMAFGKDVEPKPPKFTPKKNETEQEVNRFDQLVSEIKEREEWFHQMEELGEGDKYKLVIQQQIQARVREMEKLKLEDSYRGGS